The genomic region ACCGATATCATTAACAACGTTATTCGATATATTCgtcaatattttcacaaatttacaTATCAATATATTCATTGATAACGATATTTTAACATTGGGTGTGAGTTGTGGGTTGACTGGGTTATGGGTTGGGTGgtatttatttacttatttttaatttgaatttttatttttctaatcttattttatttattttttattttaagtgcCCCTAAGTTAATGgagttttggatgaaatgtAGATAAATTTAGCAGCAAGAGAGAATTTAGCTGTAAATCAAAATTCAATGAGGTAATTCACCGATAAAACAAATTCTGGATCTCTTTTATTAAGATCACCGGATCAAATAATTTggattcttaaaatttgatttaacggttaaagttattataacttttaaataattcttatttttagctgttggatcaaattttaaaagttcGATGACTTGATCTGGTGATCttggtgaaataaatcaaaaaatgATCTTTTTCCAAACAAATCGAGCTGAGCTTAGCTGGATTGGGTCCTGATCCACGTCATACTCCCACATGCAACAACGAGATCTGAACCAGCGCAAAACGGAACATCCCTCCATAGACGCACAGAAGCACAGAGAGAGGCCCACACACAGAGCTTCAAAGCCCTCATAGCCATGGCGGAGGTCGACGACGCCGGGGGCTTCGGAGACTTCAAGTTCTTCACCGCCGTCGATCCCAAGCCCAAGATCAACGGACGAGATTCGACCGTCTTGGACGACGATTGGGGCGACTTCGTAACGGACAGCACGAGTCAGATCAAAGCTCAGGCCGTGCCTTCCAATGGAATCACGTACTCCCAGTCACCTCCCTCCCAAATACCCGTCGACCCTTTGGGGTTTTGCGTTCCTAATGGGTCGGCGCCGACCCGAACGGAATCAGAGCCAATCCGAGTTGAGACTGAGCCCGCGAAGGTTGATAAGACTCGGTGGGTAAAGCCGCAGGGAGCTTTGCCGTTATCGTTATTTGGGGAAGAGCAGGAAGAGGACTCCGGTGCGGGCGAGTCCAAGGTTGGGGACGTTGCAAACGAAGGATTTGCGAAAAAGGAGTCGATTTTGAATGTGAGAAGTGTTGGGATCGATGATTTGATTTCAAACTTGTACGGTCATAATCCAAAAGTCGTGGTTCGAAATGGGTCGGATTCGAATTTCGGTCCCGGAGGTCCCAATTCAACAAAAAAGGGGTTGGATTTCAGTGCAAATGGGATGGATTTGAAGTTTGATGCTCCCATTCCGAACGGAAATGGGAAATTTGGTGGTTTGAATTTTGGTTCGAATAGTTTTGATTTGAAGTTTGATGATGTGGGTTCGAATTCAAATGCAAGTGTGTCAAATTCGGGTTCTGGTGGTCCTCATACGGTAAAAAACGGATTGAATTTCAGTGCAGATGCATTGGATTTGAAGCTTGATGCTCTGGTTCCGAAAGAAAATGGGACATTGGGTGGCTTGAATTTGGATTCGAATCGTtttgatttgaaatttgatgGAGTAGATTCGAATTCAAATACACATGGGTTGAAGTTGAATTTGGTGGAAGGAAATGGCGACTTGGATGAGGAGGATGATGATGGTTGGGAATTCAAAGCTGCGGATTTGAAGGTAAAAGTTgttttctttggtgatttgaTGATCTTGTTTATTAAGTCTGgactctgtttggttgctgagaaaactgaagtgagaaaaaaattagaacttccCTCTCTCTGGTTTGAAATGCGTACTGAATTCTAGGCGGATTAGTGAGGAACAATTCGACTGGATTTTTAGTTTTCTTATAAGCTTTGATGAAGATTACATGGAGCATTGGAAAAACTATGATCTTTGCATTTGGTACTGTTTGTTTATTTTACTCATTGCTTTAATTGTATTCTTCATATCAGGAACAAGGGGTTGTGGAAGTAGCAGGATCGAAAGCAGAATCAAATGCACACGCACGACCAGGAATCCAGGCGGGTATTGTTTATTGTTGCATGTCTTCATTGTCTTGTTTAGGTGTAGTTTTTGTGTCCCACCATGGAACTTCTCTTTGAAAAGCAGAACTTACTATTTCAATCACCCTCTGTTTCCCtgttgtgatttttcatttgcaCACTCAAATGGGGGACTTAGATTTTCTATCTAAATCGAATACTATAGCATGCCATTggactttttaaaaaaaaaagcctgtTCATTTGGTCCACCGAGTCTGACATTTCTCATTTTGAAGGTTGATGAGAAGTGGCAAGCAAATACTGGAGGAAGTGGATTTAGTGAAGggttttcatttgatttcaaCCCAAAGCCTGTTACTCAGCATAATTTTTTCTTCGACCCACTTTCGAAAAGCAAGCAGAACAGTGCTGCAGATATACCCAATTCTACTCCAGTTAATGGAAATCTGTGGGAGTTAAAGGGTGCATTTTCAGAAACTGGAGCAAAACATAAGTTGGtgagtcatttttttttttttttttttttttttggtatttctgATCTGGTTGACTGAAATGTTGACTATCAAAGAGTgacttaaattttggttgtaggAAGAGGCAAAGGCTGCCAATCCTGCTGGTTTTGGCGCCCGTGCTCATAATGATTTTTTTGCTACATTTCAAGGGGATTCCCACAAGTCTGGAGAAAACTTTGCATTTCCTTTTATACCGACTTCTAGCATGAAACATGGTGTAATCTCAGATTCACATTCCAGTGGCAAGAAAGAGGACATTGAAAAAGAGTTGAGTAGTTCTCCTGATGTTAGGTCTGATGACAATTTTTGGGAATTGAACAATGCATTTTCCGAATCTGGATCAAAGATTGAGGTAGATGATTCAGTCTGACATTGATTtgtatttatatgcatgttttttcttttacattagAAACTTTTGAGGAACTGGAATTGACTTATATTAATTTTGGGTGTAGGGGGAGTTAGTGGTTGGCGGTAATCCTCCTGCCAATATAAAACCATCTGTCATGGGTTTTGAAATCCAGGTACTCACGTCACTCCTGATCTTTCTTTTATTGACACAATCCTATATGTTTTTgagatatttattttgttttgcttatCATCTGTCGTTGTTCACTTTAAATAATTTGGAGACAGAAAAATTCAACTGTCACATGTTCTTGAATCATCTAAGTTAGCAACTTTACCATCTTGGTGTTAATGTCGTTGAATTAGTATACTCTATAATTCCTCGGTCTAGCTCGATTTTGCCT from Pyrus communis chromosome 9, drPyrComm1.1, whole genome shotgun sequence harbors:
- the LOC137745721 gene encoding uncharacterized protein; the protein is MAEVDDAGGFGDFKFFTAVDPKPKINGRDSTVLDDDWGDFVTDSTSQIKAQAVPSNGITYSQSPPSQIPVDPLGFCVPNGSAPTRTESEPIRVETEPAKVDKTRWVKPQGALPLSLFGEEQEEDSGAGESKVGDVANEGFAKKESILNVRSVGIDDLISNLYGHNPKVVVRNGSDSNFGPGGPNSTKKGLDFSANGMDLKFDAPIPNGNGKFGGLNFGSNSFDLKFDDVGSNSNASVSNSGSGGPHTVKNGLNFSADALDLKLDALVPKENGTLGGLNLDSNRFDLKFDGVDSNSNTHGLKLNLVEGNGDLDEEDDDGWEFKAADLKEQGVVEVAGSKAESNAHARPGIQVDEKWQANTGGSGFSEGFSFDFNPKPVTQHNFFFDPLSKSKQNSAADIPNSTPVNGNLWELKGAFSETGAKHKLEEAKAANPAGFGARAHNDFFATFQGDSHKSGENFAFPFIPTSSMKHGVISDSHSSGKKEDIEKELSSSPDVRSDDNFWELNNAFSESGSKIEGELVVGGNPPANIKPSVMGFEIQHNEVTLENHRRALPLSIFGDDELETDDSSIQQNISSLTTASHQVNTNKSPASNLSITDLISSLYSQVDQNTNTIHAPKPTENIMDPAPTFLESNFGGDDFDEDSWEFKDAVTSDQNQTSIATLEDSPHDSSTKVHLDNYVDLYSKLKDETYALALYHLENKKKAQSGATLSGEDTTIKTMEEEIQKLYNELHQHNMISDQFQSGSLSSRNTHIQEVRKLLQDPKFQVLESEYQLSQRLSLAENDLRSAVELSRHAASTLRILRLGSTEQQSNYISTWSRIVSFCAEELKHGSLIWRQSLEANVQNQILSEPQGKQYIVALGEIYRVVLVLEASAKLYESWILLHSSNCFTFFSLLNECSTLWSSSGLDEALKSISDAIDFKYDETVAALLDSMTYIHHLDAFALQNQVVVNGQEPICSLSLLTAGTVPGIKMVMWKGENYLLTLANLWANLISPNPPELPHLSYS